One genomic region from uncultured Subdoligranulum sp. encodes:
- a CDS encoding 5-bromo-4-chloroindolyl phosphate hydrolysis family protein, giving the protein MSKWKEKQVRPVLPLYLAALAWPVASLVFPPYSLGNLVLVAVCSAVVYGVARVLCPMRVVRTLMPFATGSEDVDAMLTGIERNLDALHQLNDAIPDQVLSDAMDQMEATGRKIVRTVEHDPQKARQIDRFARYYLPEIIKLMSGYVELEANGASDGILSELRQNAVTTANAFDNLLESLYSSEVMDLSTDMEVLDSILKSQNLTK; this is encoded by the coding sequence ATGAGCAAATGGAAGGAAAAACAGGTCCGGCCCGTTCTGCCGCTCTATCTGGCGGCGCTGGCCTGGCCGGTGGCATCGCTGGTGTTTCCGCCCTATTCGCTGGGCAATCTCGTCCTGGTGGCGGTGTGCAGCGCTGTGGTGTACGGCGTGGCCCGGGTGCTCTGTCCCATGCGGGTGGTGCGCACCCTGATGCCCTTTGCCACCGGCAGCGAGGATGTGGACGCCATGCTCACCGGCATCGAACGGAACCTGGATGCGCTGCACCAGCTCAACGATGCCATCCCCGACCAGGTTTTGTCGGACGCCATGGACCAGATGGAGGCCACCGGCCGCAAGATCGTCCGGACGGTGGAGCATGACCCCCAAAAGGCCCGTCAGATCGACCGGTTTGCGCGGTACTATCTGCCGGAGATCATCAAGCTGATGAGCGGCTATGTGGAGCTGGAGGCAAACGGTGCCTCCGACGGGATTCTTTCGGAGCTGCGGCAGAATGCCGTCACCACGGCCAACGCCTTTGACAATCTTCTCGAATCGCTGTACAGCAGCGAGGTGATGGACTTGTCCACCGACATGGAAGTGCTGGACAGCATCCTGAAGAGCCAGAACCTGACAAAATAA
- a CDS encoding DNA-deoxyinosine glycosylase yields the protein MASTKAAYTHVGPGLPPLHGARANALILGSFPSPRSREQGFFYGHPQNRFWPLLASLTGEPVPDWADLEAKKQIILRHGMAVWDTIGACDIRGASDASIRNVEPNDVAALIRRLGVRAVFCNGAASGRVYARYAQPLTGLAATVLPSTSPANAAWSMEKLRAAWGAALTPFLHSDG from the coding sequence ATGGCCTCCACCAAAGCGGCCTACACCCATGTGGGGCCGGGCCTGCCGCCGCTCCACGGGGCCCGGGCCAATGCGCTGATCCTGGGCAGCTTTCCCAGTCCCAGGAGCCGGGAACAGGGCTTTTTCTATGGCCACCCGCAGAACCGGTTCTGGCCGCTGCTGGCCTCCCTCACCGGGGAACCGGTGCCGGACTGGGCCGACCTGGAAGCCAAAAAGCAGATCATCCTGCGCCACGGCATGGCGGTGTGGGATACCATCGGCGCCTGCGATATCCGCGGCGCGTCGGATGCCTCCATCCGCAACGTGGAACCCAACGATGTGGCGGCGCTGATCCGAAGGCTGGGGGTGCGGGCGGTGTTCTGCAACGGGGCTGCCTCGGGGCGGGTCTATGCCCGGTACGCCCAGCCGCTGACCGGCCTGGCCGCCACCGTGCTGCCCAGCACCAGCCCCGCCAACGCGGCCTGGTCGATGGAAAAACTGCGGGCCGCCTGGGGCGCGGCGCTGACGCCGTTTTTACATTCCGACGGTTGA
- a CDS encoding HAD family hydrolase: protein MKYKLLLLDIDGTLRPEGCERIPRENADAVNAVQRLGVKIAIATGRGRTGVGKGLLRSVRPDYWVCAGGAQLLDGKGNELALHRLTNEEMYALVDFFEDYELPLRFTFHDANYAYIGYEEFIARDRAKNLHNHILDGEDQDHHLVEMPFGAFGFLPPERAAQFQQKYGYLGLRFLYSYPGSDGCDICQTGVDKGHGLCELAGLAGLTPEECVAMGDGDNDVPMLAAAGLGIAMENGSKAAKAAADRTGPDAAPHGVADLCRSLWPEAF from the coding sequence ATGAAGTACAAGCTGTTGCTTTTGGATATAGACGGCACGCTGCGCCCCGAGGGCTGCGAGCGCATCCCGCGGGAGAACGCCGACGCGGTCAACGCCGTGCAGCGCCTGGGCGTGAAGATCGCCATCGCCACCGGCCGGGGCCGTACCGGCGTGGGCAAGGGACTGTTGCGGTCGGTGCGGCCGGATTACTGGGTCTGCGCAGGCGGCGCCCAGCTGCTGGACGGCAAGGGCAACGAGCTGGCCCTCCACCGGCTGACCAACGAGGAAATGTACGCGCTGGTGGACTTTTTTGAGGACTACGAACTGCCGCTGCGGTTTACCTTCCACGATGCCAACTACGCCTACATCGGCTATGAGGAGTTTATCGCCCGGGATCGTGCCAAGAATCTTCACAACCATATTCTGGACGGGGAAGACCAGGATCATCACCTGGTGGAGATGCCCTTCGGTGCCTTCGGCTTCCTGCCCCCCGAGCGTGCCGCCCAGTTCCAGCAAAAGTACGGTTATCTGGGACTGCGGTTCCTCTATTCCTACCCCGGCAGCGACGGCTGCGACATCTGCCAGACCGGGGTGGACAAGGGCCACGGCCTCTGTGAGCTGGCCGGGCTGGCGGGCCTGACGCCGGAGGAATGCGTGGCCATGGGCGACGGCGACAACGACGTGCCCATGCTGGCCGCCGCAGGGCTGGGCATTGCCATGGAAAACGGTAGCAAAGCCGCCAAGGCCGCGGCCGACCGCACCGGCCCCGACGCCGCGCCCCACGGGGTGGCGGACCTCTGCCGCAGCCTGTGGCCGGAGGCGTTCTGA
- a CDS encoding penicillin-binding transpeptidase domain-containing protein, translating into MSRRKADRPGGRGRVAVLLVLCCTVFVLFFARLAWMQFAMADHYAEKAAEASSASYTVEQHAARGMITDRNGTVLARDTTVYDVYLRVPAPPGTDLTETVQRMQALTGGKDVETQLAAFCSAVSAGELLVLEAVDSETMTALYQSGLVQSGAIRLSARGERSWPEGTLLPHALGFTGPITAEEWPAAKAKGLAMDSIVGQSGLEKAYDDLLRGQDGQLLINTGLDGAVRATIQQSTTTPGATLVLTLDASLQATLQQALRQRIETLQSTAMAGGGRECRAGAAVVVDVKTGGILAAANWPGYDLNNYRSDYAALSANADAPLLDRAFQGLYAPGSAFKPAVAAAALTAGFDPDDTVNCTGRYLYYSGYQPGCLQYGHAGPVDMRTALEQSCNIFFYDVGRRLGVDTFSAMAEQLGLAQPTGVEVPEAEGRLTWSTDENYQAGLTLMAAIGQGNTAVTPAQLAVYAATLATGGQRPTLHFADRALQPATGQTVWQYEPSFTTVPGGETVFGPIRDGMKRMAQTNRYLREAPVVCAAKTGSPQLADTLPNGTHYVNSVLIGYAPADDPQIAVAVVLEYGGGGANATPVLRAVLDAWF; encoded by the coding sequence ATGTCCAGGCGAAAAGCGGACCGTCCGGGCGGACGGGGGCGTGTGGCTGTGCTGCTGGTGCTTTGCTGCACGGTCTTTGTGCTCTTTTTTGCGCGGCTGGCCTGGATGCAGTTTGCCATGGCCGACCACTATGCCGAGAAGGCGGCCGAAGCCAGTTCGGCCAGCTACACGGTGGAACAGCATGCAGCCCGGGGGATGATCACCGACCGCAACGGCACGGTGCTGGCCCGGGACACCACCGTCTACGATGTGTATCTCCGGGTTCCGGCGCCTCCGGGCACCGATCTGACCGAGACAGTTCAAAGGATGCAGGCCCTGACAGGCGGCAAGGATGTGGAAACACAACTTGCCGCCTTTTGTTCTGCCGTTTCGGCCGGTGAACTGCTGGTGCTGGAGGCGGTGGACAGCGAAACCATGACGGCGCTCTATCAGTCCGGGCTGGTGCAGAGCGGCGCCATCCGGCTTTCCGCCCGCGGGGAGCGCAGCTGGCCGGAGGGCACTCTGCTGCCCCACGCCCTGGGCTTCACCGGGCCCATCACGGCGGAGGAATGGCCTGCCGCCAAAGCCAAGGGCCTTGCCATGGACAGCATTGTGGGCCAGAGCGGGCTGGAGAAAGCCTACGACGATCTGCTGCGCGGCCAGGACGGGCAGCTGCTCATCAACACCGGGCTGGACGGCGCCGTGCGCGCCACCATCCAGCAGAGCACCACCACGCCGGGTGCCACGCTGGTGCTGACGCTGGACGCCTCCCTGCAGGCCACCCTGCAGCAGGCGCTGCGCCAGCGCATCGAGACACTGCAATCCACCGCCATGGCCGGGGGCGGGCGGGAGTGCCGCGCCGGTGCCGCCGTGGTGGTGGATGTGAAGACCGGCGGCATTCTGGCCGCCGCCAACTGGCCGGGCTACGATCTGAACAATTACCGCAGCGACTATGCGGCCCTTTCCGCCAATGCCGACGCGCCGCTGCTGGACCGGGCCTTCCAGGGCCTGTACGCCCCCGGCTCCGCCTTCAAGCCGGCAGTGGCGGCTGCGGCCCTCACCGCGGGTTTCGACCCCGACGACACCGTCAACTGCACGGGACGATACCTGTACTACAGCGGCTACCAGCCCGGCTGCCTGCAGTACGGCCATGCCGGGCCGGTCGATATGCGCACCGCCCTGGAACAGAGCTGCAACATTTTTTTCTATGATGTGGGCCGGCGGCTGGGGGTGGACACCTTCAGCGCCATGGCAGAGCAGCTGGGGCTGGCACAGCCCACCGGCGTGGAAGTTCCCGAGGCGGAGGGTCGCCTGACCTGGTCCACCGACGAGAACTACCAGGCGGGCCTTACCCTGATGGCGGCCATCGGCCAGGGCAACACCGCCGTGACCCCCGCCCAGCTGGCCGTCTATGCCGCCACGCTGGCCACCGGCGGCCAGCGCCCCACCCTGCATTTTGCCGACCGGGCCCTTCAGCCCGCCACCGGGCAGACCGTCTGGCAGTACGAGCCCAGCTTTACCACCGTGCCGGGCGGCGAGACGGTGTTCGGGCCTATCCGGGACGGCATGAAGCGGATGGCCCAGACCAACCGCTACCTGCGGGAAGCCCCGGTGGTCTGCGCGGCCAAAACCGGCAGTCCCCAGCTGGCCGATACCCTGCCCAACGGCACCCACTATGTCAATTCGGTGCTCATCGGCTACGCCCCCGCCGACGATCCCCAGATCGCCGTGGCCGTGGTGCTGGAGTACGGCGGCGGCGGTGCCAACGCCACCCCCGTCCTGCGCGCTGTGCTGGATGCATGGTTTTGA
- a CDS encoding AAA family ATPase, whose protein sequence is MNAQCIMLCSGKGGTGKSTVSVLLGAALARLGRKVLLVELDSGLRSVDIIAGVYGRTVYDIEDVLCGRCEAGKAIVPSPLYPGLSVISAPYEGGDVEAAPLGRLLMAVRPYFDFVLLDTAAGMGSPFTAAVSVADKALLVLTPDPIALRDGKIVADRILSGGRPQSTVRLVMNRVTRDSFGKRAAVFDLDECIDTVGAQLLAVIPESRELQQAGAHGTIPAPGDPAVTAGQAMAKRLCGQRVPLTF, encoded by the coding sequence TTGAACGCACAATGTATTATGCTCTGCTCCGGCAAAGGCGGAACCGGCAAAAGCACCGTATCGGTGCTGTTGGGCGCTGCGCTGGCCCGTCTGGGCCGCAAGGTGCTGCTGGTGGAACTGGATTCCGGCCTGCGCAGCGTCGACATCATTGCCGGCGTGTACGGACGTACCGTCTATGATATTGAGGATGTTCTCTGCGGAAGGTGCGAGGCTGGCAAGGCCATCGTGCCCAGTCCGCTGTATCCCGGACTCTCGGTCATCAGTGCCCCGTATGAGGGCGGCGACGTGGAAGCGGCACCGCTGGGGCGGCTGCTGATGGCCGTACGTCCGTATTTTGATTTTGTGCTGCTGGATACCGCCGCCGGGATGGGTTCGCCCTTCACCGCCGCGGTCTCGGTGGCCGACAAGGCCCTGCTGGTGCTGACCCCCGATCCCATCGCCCTGCGGGACGGAAAGATCGTCGCCGACCGCATTCTGAGCGGCGGCCGCCCCCAGAGTACCGTGCGCCTGGTGATGAACCGGGTCACGCGGGACAGCTTCGGCAAACGGGCTGCCGTGTTCGATCTGGATGAGTGCATCGACACGGTGGGGGCACAGCTGCTGGCCGTTATCCCGGAAAGCCGGGAACTGCAGCAGGCCGGTGCCCACGGCACAATCCCCGCCCCCGGCGACCCCGCCGTGACCGCCGGGCAGGCAATGGCAAAACGTCTATGCGGGCAGCGAGTCCCGCTTACCTTTTAA
- the mgsA gene encoding methylglyoxal synthase translates to MIIALVAHDSKKELMVQFCTAYRHILSQHHLIATGTTGRLVEENTGLTVQKFLPGGHGGDQQIMARIACDEVDMLLFFRDPISAKPSEPNEMNLLRICDVHNIPVATNIATAEVLIHGLEHGDLDWRTILNPQH, encoded by the coding sequence ATGATAATCGCGTTGGTGGCCCACGACTCCAAAAAGGAGTTGATGGTGCAGTTCTGCACCGCCTATCGCCATATACTGTCCCAGCACCATCTGATCGCCACCGGCACCACCGGCCGTCTGGTGGAGGAAAACACCGGCCTCACGGTGCAGAAATTCCTGCCCGGCGGCCATGGCGGTGACCAGCAGATCATGGCGCGCATCGCCTGCGATGAGGTGGACATGCTGCTGTTTTTCCGCGACCCCATCAGCGCCAAACCCAGCGAACCCAACGAGATGAACCTGCTGCGCATCTGTGATGTACATAACATTCCGGTGGCCACCAACATCGCCACCGCCGAAGTGCTGATCCACGGCCTGGAACACGGGGACCTGGACTGGCGCACCATTCTCAATCCCCAGCACTGA
- a CDS encoding anti-sigma factor, whose protein sequence is MKLPCYLVRDLLPLYKDELCEPETAADLRAHLDSCPDCRALWEKMQTDAPLEREAVQAREREQADALRRVRKNQRKKRMLTVLASVAATLCAVTLGLGALYEYARTTYPDYGAEVIEEVRYEEQGIPGNSPFAGEGLYATLSAEASGALVSSKMVDTENSTAVVFTVSGTLWQQWLDTLGRNAETPANTRTAICTAGGYGQAEMESLCAAYYLPYHSFMSWFYQNNAPLPEDAILLWQRDAS, encoded by the coding sequence ATGAAACTGCCCTGTTATCTGGTGCGCGACCTGCTGCCGCTGTATAAAGACGAACTCTGTGAACCCGAGACGGCCGCCGACCTGCGGGCACATCTGGACAGCTGCCCGGACTGCCGGGCGCTGTGGGAGAAGATGCAGACCGACGCCCCGCTGGAGCGGGAGGCGGTCCAGGCCCGGGAACGGGAACAGGCCGACGCGCTGCGGCGGGTCCGCAAGAACCAGCGGAAAAAGCGGATGCTGACCGTGCTGGCCTCGGTGGCGGCGACGCTGTGCGCGGTCACACTGGGCCTTGGAGCACTGTATGAATATGCCCGCACCACCTATCCCGATTATGGGGCGGAGGTGATTGAAGAGGTGCGCTATGAGGAGCAGGGTATACCGGGGAATTCACCGTTTGCCGGGGAGGGGCTGTATGCCACCCTGTCGGCCGAGGCGTCGGGGGCGCTGGTGTCCAGCAAAATGGTGGACACCGAGAACAGCACTGCGGTGGTCTTTACGGTAAGCGGCACCCTGTGGCAGCAGTGGCTGGACACCCTGGGGCGCAATGCGGAAACCCCGGCAAACACCCGGACGGCCATCTGTACGGCGGGGGGGTACGGTCAGGCAGAGATGGAATCCCTCTGCGCCGCCTATTATCTGCCCTACCACTCCTTCATGTCCTGGTTTTACCAGAACAATGCCCCTTTGCCGGAGGATGCCATCCTCCTCTGGCAGCGTGACGCTTCATAA
- a CDS encoding sigma-70 family RNA polymerase sigma factor: MDKDSFEQVYMQYHKVVYAYLLSLCRSEELAADLAQETFYKALRGIDRFQGEAALNVWLCSIAKHALTDYYRRHRREAPAPEQLPDSPDGDPLPGEALEQRQAALEVYRALHALPEPYREVFWLRVYGELSFGEIGALHGKTETWARVTYYRARTKLKEALP, translated from the coding sequence GTGGACAAAGACAGCTTTGAACAGGTGTATATGCAATACCACAAGGTGGTCTATGCCTATCTGCTGTCGCTCTGCCGCAGCGAGGAACTGGCCGCCGATCTAGCTCAGGAGACCTTTTACAAGGCGCTGCGCGGGATAGACCGGTTCCAGGGGGAAGCCGCACTGAACGTGTGGCTGTGCAGCATTGCCAAACATGCCCTGACAGATTATTACCGCCGCCACCGCAGGGAGGCCCCGGCCCCGGAACAGCTGCCCGATTCCCCGGACGGTGACCCGCTGCCGGGGGAAGCGCTGGAGCAGCGGCAGGCGGCGCTGGAAGTATACCGGGCACTGCATGCTTTGCCGGAACCCTACCGGGAGGTGTTCTGGCTCCGGGTATACGGGGAACTGAGCTTTGGAGAGATCGGGGCCCTGCACGGAAAGACAGAAACCTGGGCACGGGTGACCTACTACCGCGCCCGTACCAAACTGAAGGAGGCTTTGCCATGA
- a CDS encoding pyridoxamine 5'-phosphate oxidase family protein, with protein MKPNEEIMNFLKENPTFYLATVDGYLPRVRPLGFAMWYNGHLCLAIGKHKAAYKQLLDNTNLELCAANDRGEWLRVQGTANFDNTPEAQEAAFKVAPQLEDLYNEETGNKLGIVYLDHLSAKLFSMSGAVKDIMSY; from the coding sequence ATGAAACCGAACGAAGAAATCATGAACTTTCTGAAGGAAAATCCCACATTCTACCTGGCCACCGTGGACGGGTATCTGCCCCGTGTGCGGCCGCTGGGCTTTGCCATGTGGTACAACGGCCATCTGTGCCTGGCCATCGGCAAGCACAAGGCAGCCTACAAGCAGCTGCTGGACAACACCAACCTGGAACTCTGCGCGGCCAACGACCGCGGCGAGTGGCTGCGGGTGCAGGGCACTGCCAACTTTGACAATACCCCCGAAGCCCAGGAGGCAGCCTTCAAGGTGGCGCCCCAGCTGGAGGACCTCTACAACGAGGAGACCGGCAACAAGCTGGGCATTGTCTATCTGGACCATCTGTCGGCCAAACTGTTCTCCATGTCGGGTGCGGTCAAGGATATCATGAGCTACTGA
- a CDS encoding LL-diaminopimelate aminotransferase, protein MQLNPHYAELNESYLFSTIAHKVAEYQKAHPEADVIRLGIGDVTLPLAAPVIEALHKAVDEMAHKETFRGYGPEQGYDFLREAIRKYYAGRGVELELGEIFVSDGAKSDLGNLLDLFDVNNTVLVPDPVYPVYVDDNVMAGRTIRYMAANAENHFLPMPDETTQADIVYLCSPNNPTGAAYTTAQLAQWVKWAKEHHAVILYDAAYECFVSEEGCARSIYEVEGAKEVAVEVCSFSKIAGFTGTRCGYTVVPFAIQSNGQSLNKMWLRRQTTKFNGVPYIVQRGAEAVFTEEGMKEIQHNLDYYRQNAAVIAEALDEAGVWYCGGKNSPYIWMRCPGNMGSWEFFDWLLDTAHIVGTPGEGFGPCGQGYFRLTAFGDADRTKEAAQRLKTALAKL, encoded by the coding sequence ATGCAACTCAATCCGCATTATGCCGAGCTGAACGAGAGCTATCTGTTCAGCACGATTGCCCATAAAGTTGCCGAATATCAGAAAGCACACCCGGAGGCCGATGTGATCCGGCTGGGCATCGGCGATGTGACGCTGCCGCTGGCCGCCCCGGTCATCGAGGCGCTGCACAAGGCGGTGGACGAGATGGCCCACAAGGAGACCTTCCGCGGCTACGGCCCCGAGCAGGGGTACGATTTCCTGCGGGAAGCCATCCGGAAGTACTACGCCGGCCGCGGTGTGGAACTGGAGCTGGGGGAGATCTTTGTCTCGGACGGCGCCAAGAGTGATCTGGGCAACCTGCTGGATCTCTTCGATGTGAACAACACCGTGCTGGTGCCCGACCCGGTCTACCCGGTTTATGTGGATGACAACGTGATGGCAGGCCGCACCATCCGGTACATGGCCGCCAACGCCGAGAACCACTTCCTGCCCATGCCCGACGAGACCACCCAGGCGGACATCGTCTACCTGTGCAGCCCCAACAACCCCACCGGCGCGGCCTACACCACGGCCCAGCTGGCCCAGTGGGTGAAGTGGGCGAAAGAGCATCACGCGGTGATCCTCTATGATGCCGCCTACGAGTGCTTTGTCAGCGAGGAAGGCTGCGCCCGCAGCATCTACGAGGTGGAAGGCGCCAAGGAAGTGGCGGTGGAAGTGTGCAGCTTCTCCAAGATCGCCGGCTTCACCGGCACCCGCTGCGGCTACACTGTGGTGCCCTTCGCCATCCAGTCCAACGGCCAGAGCCTGAACAAGATGTGGCTGCGCCGTCAGACCACCAAGTTCAACGGCGTGCCCTACATTGTGCAGCGCGGCGCCGAGGCGGTCTTCACCGAGGAAGGCATGAAGGAGATCCAGCACAACCTGGACTACTACCGTCAGAATGCGGCGGTCATTGCAGAGGCGCTGGACGAGGCCGGTGTCTGGTACTGCGGCGGCAAGAACAGCCCCTACATCTGGATGCGCTGCCCCGGCAACATGGGCAGCTGGGAATTCTTTGACTGGCTGCTGGACACCGCCCACATTGTGGGCACCCCCGGCGAGGGCTTCGGCCCCTGCGGGCAGGGCTATTTCCGGTTGACGGCCTTCGGCGATGCGGACCGCACGAAGGAAGCTGCCCAGCGGCTGAAGACCGCGCTGGCAAAACTGTAA
- the dapF gene encoding diaminopimelate epimerase, translated as MQLKFTKMQGAGNDYIYLDCRQSGVPAEAGRWAAELSRRRFSVGADGLICIAPPLLADADATMVMFNADGSEGAMCGNGIRCVAEYLYTHGVQKELIELDTRRAGRKTLYRVGPHVWRAGMGRFSARAADLPAVGLGAGPLLDIPLAAAGRSWKVSCISMGNPHCVVFCREAPPTGAVLARWGEALACHPAFPEGVNVEFVQEAGPRTLAATVWERGSGATLACGTGACAAVVAWTLAGNCPRGCEVSVRLPGGALQVCVLEDDTVLLSGPAQTAFEGVVTV; from the coding sequence ATGCAGCTGAAATTTACCAAGATGCAGGGCGCCGGCAACGACTATATCTACCTGGACTGCCGCCAGAGCGGTGTGCCCGCCGAGGCAGGCCGGTGGGCGGCGGAACTGTCCCGGCGGCGCTTTTCGGTGGGAGCGGACGGGCTGATCTGCATTGCGCCGCCCCTGCTGGCGGACGCCGACGCCACCATGGTGATGTTCAACGCGGACGGCAGCGAGGGAGCCATGTGCGGCAACGGCATCCGCTGCGTGGCGGAATACCTGTACACCCACGGCGTCCAGAAGGAGCTCATCGAACTGGACACCCGGCGGGCGGGCCGCAAGACGCTCTACCGCGTGGGTCCCCATGTGTGGCGGGCGGGGATGGGCCGGTTCTCCGCCCGGGCGGCGGATCTGCCGGCTGTGGGACTGGGGGCGGGGCCCTTGCTGGACATTCCCCTGGCGGCAGCGGGGCGGAGCTGGAAGGTCAGCTGCATCAGTATGGGCAATCCCCACTGTGTGGTGTTCTGCCGCGAAGCCCCGCCCACGGGGGCGGTGCTGGCCCGATGGGGCGAAGCGCTGGCCTGTCACCCGGCCTTCCCGGAGGGGGTCAATGTGGAGTTCGTACAGGAGGCGGGACCGAGGACCCTGGCGGCCACCGTGTGGGAGCGGGGCAGCGGCGCCACGCTGGCCTGCGGCACGGGCGCCTGCGCGGCGGTGGTGGCCTGGACGCTGGCGGGCAACTGTCCCCGGGGCTGCGAGGTGTCGGTGCGGCTGCCCGGCGGCGCGCTGCAGGTCTGCGTGCTGGAGGATGATACCGTTTTGCTCAGCGGCCCGGCGCAGACCGCCTTTGAAGGGGTGGTCACGGTATGA
- the acpP gene encoding acyl carrier protein has product MDSEVFARIRDYLADQLEVDPEKITPESDIVNDFGADSLDVIDMITTLSDEFGVEIPDEDIENFHTVGDVVNYLEERL; this is encoded by the coding sequence ATGGATTCCGAAGTTTTTGCGCGTATCCGCGATTACCTGGCCGACCAGCTGGAAGTTGATCCCGAAAAAATCACCCCGGAAAGTGACATCGTCAACGATTTCGGCGCCGACAGCCTGGACGTGATCGACATGATCACCACCCTGTCCGACGAGTTCGGCGTGGAGATTCCCGATGAGGACATCGAGAACTTCCACACCGTGGGCGATGTGGTCAATTATCTGGAGGAGCGGCTGTAA
- the proS gene encoding proline--tRNA ligase, with the protein MASDKKKMVEAITAQEVDFAQWYTDICTKAELVEYSSVKGFVVLRPYGYAIWENIQKNLDARFKATGHENVAMPMLMPESLLKKEGELVNGFAPEVAWVTMGGSEPLEERLAVRPTSETLFCDHFSHVLHSYRDLPMLYNQWCSVVRWEKSTRPFLRTREFWWQEGHTIHETAEEAKAETEQQLNCYADFCEHDLCIPVIKGRKTDKEKFAGAEATYTIEAMMKDGKALQSGTSHYFGDKFSRAYDVTFTGRDNTLQYPFQTSWGASSRLIGAIIMTHGDDDGLILPPAIAPVQVVIVPVAAHKPGVLEKSRELAAAIGQYARVKLDDSDKQPGWKFAQWEMKGVPLRLEVGPRDIEQGQCVLVRRDTREKQFVKFEDLPTAIPAALDALAKDLYDRALKNREARTMSATTMEEIKEKVSKSTGFIKTMWCGDLACEEAMKEQAGLSSRCMPFQQEHLSDVCPVCGKPATKMVVWGIAY; encoded by the coding sequence ATGGCAAGCGATAAGAAAAAGATGGTGGAAGCGATCACCGCACAGGAGGTCGATTTTGCCCAGTGGTACACCGATATCTGCACCAAGGCCGAGCTGGTGGAATATTCCAGCGTGAAGGGCTTTGTGGTGCTGCGTCCCTACGGCTATGCGATCTGGGAGAACATCCAGAAGAACCTGGATGCCCGTTTCAAGGCCACCGGCCATGAAAACGTGGCGATGCCGATGCTGATGCCGGAAAGCCTGCTGAAAAAGGAAGGCGAACTGGTCAACGGCTTTGCCCCCGAGGTTGCCTGGGTCACCATGGGCGGCAGCGAACCCCTGGAGGAGCGCCTTGCGGTGCGTCCCACCAGCGAGACGCTGTTCTGTGACCACTTCAGCCATGTGCTGCACAGCTACCGTGACCTGCCCATGCTGTACAACCAGTGGTGCAGCGTGGTGCGGTGGGAGAAATCCACCCGCCCCTTCCTGCGCACCCGGGAGTTCTGGTGGCAGGAAGGCCACACCATCCACGAGACCGCCGAGGAGGCCAAGGCCGAGACCGAGCAACAGCTGAACTGCTACGCGGACTTCTGCGAGCATGACCTGTGCATCCCGGTCATCAAGGGCCGCAAGACCGACAAGGAGAAGTTTGCCGGCGCCGAGGCCACCTACACCATCGAGGCCATGATGAAGGACGGCAAGGCGCTGCAGAGCGGCACCAGCCATTACTTCGGCGACAAGTTCAGCCGCGCCTACGATGTGACCTTCACCGGCCGGGACAACACGCTGCAGTACCCCTTCCAGACCAGCTGGGGCGCTTCCAGCCGTCTGATCGGTGCCATCATCATGACCCACGGCGATGACGACGGCCTGATCCTGCCGCCGGCCATTGCCCCCGTGCAGGTGGTCATCGTGCCGGTGGCCGCCCACAAGCCCGGCGTGCTGGAGAAGAGCCGCGAGCTGGCGGCCGCCATCGGCCAGTATGCCCGCGTGAAGCTGGACGACAGCGACAAGCAGCCCGGCTGGAAGTTCGCCCAGTGGGAGATGAAGGGTGTTCCCCTGCGCCTGGAGGTTGGTCCCCGGGACATCGAGCAGGGTCAGTGCGTGCTGGTGCGCCGCGACACCCGCGAGAAGCAGTTCGTCAAGTTCGAGGACCTGCCCACCGCCATTCCCGCCGCGCTGGACGCCCTGGCGAAGGACCTGTACGACCGCGCGCTGAAGAACCGCGAGGCCCGCACCATGAGCGCCACCACCATGGAGGAGATCAAGGAAAAGGTTTCCAAGTCCACCGGCTTCATCAAGACCATGTGGTGCGGCGATCTGGCCTGCGAGGAAGCCATGAAGGAACAGGCCGGCCTCTCCAGCCGCTGCATGCCCTTCCAGCAGGAACATCTGAGCGATGTCTGCCCGGTGTGCGGCAAACCCGCCACCAAGATGGTCGTCTGGGGCATCGCGTACTGA